One Channa argus isolate prfri chromosome 15, Channa argus male v1.0, whole genome shotgun sequence DNA segment encodes these proteins:
- the LOC137100026 gene encoding cytoplasmic phosphatidylinositol transfer protein 1-like: MLMKEYRICMPLTVEEYQIGQLYMISKHSHEQSERGEGVEVVQNEPYEDPEHGSGQFTEKRIYLNNKLPSWARAVVPKIFYVTEKAWNYYPYTITEYTCSFLPKFYIHIETKYEDNKGSNNNIFVGEPREEETEVCFVDIAYDEIPERHYKESEDLRCFKSKKTNRGLLKEGWIQTQDPVMCSYKLVTVKFEVWGLQTRVEQFVHKVIRDVLLLGHRQAFAWVDEWIDMTMEEVREYERATQEATNLKIGTFPPAISISETPLPSSSRSGPNSAPSTPLSTEAPEFLSVPKERPRKKSAPETLTLPDPGRRDSLFKLPSFFSWNSSPQPE; the protein is encoded by the exons TACCAGATTGGCCAGTTGTATATGATCAGTAAACACAGTCATGAACAGAGTGAACGTGGGGAGGGTGTGGAGGTGGTCCAGAACGAGCCATATGAGGATCCCGAGCACGGATCAGGCCAGTTCACAGAGAAACGTATCTATCTAAACAA taAGCTGCCCAGTTGGGCCAGAGCAGTGGTCCCGAAAATTTTCTATGTCACAGAGAAAGCTTGGAACTATTACCCTTACACCATAACAG AGTACACG TGCTCCTTCCTGCCTAAGTTTTACATCCACATAGAAACCAAATATGAGGACAACAAGGGGAGCAATAACAAT ATCTTTGTTGGGGAGCCCAGAGAGGAGGAAACTGAAGTGTGTTTCGTGGACATTGCCTATGACGAGATCCCTGAGCGCCACTACAAGGAGTCAGAG GACTTGCGGTGTTTTAAGTCAAAGAAGACTAACCGAGGCCTCCTGAAGGAAGGATGGATCCAAACCCAGGACCCCGTCATGTGCTCCTACAAACTGGTCACAGTCAAGTTTGAAGTCTGGGGCCTGCAAACACGCGTGGAGCAGTTTGTTCACAAG GTGATCCGAGATGTCCTGCTGTTAGGACACAGACAGGCCTTTGCGTGGGTGGATGAGTGGATTG ACAtgacaatggaggaagtaagaGAATACGAGCGTGCCACACAGGAAGCCACCAACTTGAAGATCGGCACCTTCCCCCCTGCCATCTCCATTTCAGAGACCCCCCTGCCATCCAGCTCACGCAGTGGCCCCAACAGCGCCCCGTCCACACCCCTCTCCACAGAAGCCCCTGAGTTCCTGTCAGTGCCAAAGGAGCGTCCAAGGAAGAAGTCCGCCCCAGAGACCTTGACTCTGCCTGATCCGGGCCGCAGGGATTCACTCTTTAAACTGCCCAGCTTTTTCTCCTGGAACTCCAGCCCGCAGCCCGAATGA
- the slc25a19 gene encoding mitochondrial thiamine pyrophosphate carrier, which produces MVGYDPGAQGAALSAEEAALAGSAAGMVTRVLVSPFDVLKIRFQLQIERVSSQRPEGKYWGLFQASRCIHSEEGLTAFWKGHIPAQLLSICFGAVQFASFEVLTEVVHKSTPYDSQTAGVHFVCGGLAACSATVVCQPLDTLRTRFAAQGEPKVYRNLRHAVSTMCRSEGVLAFYRGLSPTLMAVFPYAGLQFFFYNIFKNLLVPKPKSENSGGSLQSLISGSGAGMISKTMTYPFDLFKKRLQVGGFEAARIHFGQVRPYKGLVDCAVQIAKEEGARGFFKGLSPSLVKAALSTGFTFFWYEFFLNVMRNIKQKHRTKVFTKDLKER; this is translated from the exons ATGGTGGGCTATGACCCTGGGGCTCAGGGTGCAGCTCTCTCTGCTGAAGAGGCAGCCCTGGCTGGGTCAGCTGCTGGGATGGTCACCCGAGTCCTTGTCAGCCCATTTGACGTCCTTAAAATCAGATTTCAG CTGCAGATTGAGCGTGTGTCTTCACAGAGGCCGGAGGGGAAGTACTGGGGATTATTCCAAGCTTCTCGCTGCATTCATTCAGAGGAGGGGCTCACTGCTTTCTGGAAGGGTCACATCCCTGCTCAGCTGCTTTCGATCTGCTTCGGGGCTGTGCAG TTTGCCAGTTTTGAAGTTTTGACTGAGGTGGTCCACAAGTCAACGCCATATGACAGTCAGACAGCAGGAGTTCACTTTGTTTGTGGAGGCCTGGCTGCTTGTTCTGCTACAGTCGTCTGCCAGCCTCTGGACACCCTGCGAACACGCTTTGCAGCTCAGGGAGAACCCAAG GTGTATAGGAACCTGCGACATGCTGTGTCTACAATGTGCCGATCAGAAGGAGTACTGGCATTTTACCGTGGCCTGTCTCCAACACTAATGGCAGTGTTCCCTTACGCTGGCCTGCAATTCTTCTTCTACAACATCTTTAAAAACCTGTTGGTTCCAAAACCCAAAAGTGAAAACTCAGGAG GAAGCCTGCAAAGTCTGATCTCTGGCAGTGGAGCAGGAATGATCAGTAAAACAATGACCTACCCCTTTGACCTGTTCAAGAAGAGACTGCAGGTTGGGGGGTTTGAAGCAGCTAGAATTCACTTTGGACAG GTGCGGCCTTACAAAGGCCTGGTGGACTGTGCGGTTCAAATAGCCAAAGAGGAAGGCGCCCGAGGCTTTTTCAAAGGCCTCTCACCAAGCCTTGTGAAGGCTGCACTATCAACAGGCTTCACCTTTTTTTGGTATGAGTTTTTCCTAAATGTCATGCGTAACAtcaagcagaaacacagaacaAAAGTCTTCACCaaagatttaaaagaaagaTAA